The following proteins are co-located in the Vicugna pacos chromosome 3, VicPac4, whole genome shotgun sequence genome:
- the CCNO gene encoding cyclin-O produces the protein MVTPCTTSPVSPAARAGRRDDQNLRAPVKKSRRPRLRRKQPLQPRNPCPLPGDSGVCDLFESPSSGSDGADSPAASAARGCSPLPAPAQQLVQLDLQTFRDYGQSCYAFLKARESHFHPRESLARQPQVTAESRCKLLSWLIPVHRQFGLSFESLCLTVNTLDRFLITTPVAADCFQLLGVTSLLIACKQVEVHPPRVKQLLALCCGAFSRQQLCNLECIVLHKLHFSLGAPTISFFLEHFTHARVEAGQAQISEALEAQALARGVAELSLADYAFSSYTPSLLAICCLALADRMLQLPRPLDLRLGGHCEEALEDCLGKLQLLVAINGTSLTHMLPFQISEKCSLSSSLK, from the exons ATGGTGACCCCCTGCACCACCAGCCCCGTGAGCCCCGCCGCCAGGGCTGGGAGGCGAGACGACCAGAACCTCCGTGCCCCGGTGAAGAAGAGCAGACGTCCACGCCTCCGGAGGAAGCAGCCGCTGCAGCCGCGAAACCCGTGCCCGCTCCCCGGAGACTCCGGCGTTTGCGACCTGTTTGAGTCCCCCAGCTCCGGCTCGGATGGCGCCGACAGCCCCGCGGCGTCCGCGGCGCGAGGCTGCAGCCCCCTACCCGCTCCTGCCCAGCAGCTGGTGCAGCTAGATCTACAGACCTTCCGCGACTACGGTCAGAGCTGCTACGCCTTCCTCAAGGCGCGGGAGAGCCACTTTCACCCGCGGGAGTCTCTGGCGCGGCAGCCACAA GTGACGGCGGAATCCCGCTGTAAGCTGCTCAGCTGGCTGATCCCCGTGCACCGCCAGTTCGGCCTCTCCTTCGAGTCACTGTGCCTGACGGTGAACACTCTGGACCGCTTCCTTATCACCACGCCTGTGGCTGCAGACTGCTTCCAGCTGCTCGGGGTCACGTCTCTGCTCATCGCTTGCAAACAG GTGGAGGTGCACCCGCCGCGCGTGAAGCAgctcctggccctgtgctgcGGCGCCTTCTCCCGTCAGCAGCTCTGCAACCTTGAGTGCATCGTGCTGCACAAACTGCACTTCAGCCTGGGCGCGCCGACCATCAGTTTCTTCCTGGAGCATTTCACACACGCGCGCGTGGAGGCCGGGCAGGCCCAGATCTCCGAAGCCCTGGAGGCGCAAGCCCTGGCGCGCGGTGTGGCGGAGCTGAGCCTGGCTGACTACGCTTTCAGCAGCTACACCCCCTCCCTGCTGGCCATCTGTTGCTTGGCGCTGGCAGACCGTATGCTGCAGCTCCCACGCCCGCTGGACTTGCGCCTGGGTGGGCACTGCGAGGAGGCGCTAGAGGACTGCCTGGGCAAGCTGCAGCTACTGGTGGCCATAAACGGAACCTCTCTGACTCACATGCTGCCCTTCCAGATCTCTGAGAAGTGCAGCCTGTCCTCGAGCTTGAAATAA